CTTTGCACGGCAGGGACACCGTGCAAAGTGACAGCTTGCCGTGCTCGTTGGTACGTACGGGGCTGCCGTGTCGGAAGTTCACTCGTTCGCGTCGGGCCACCGCAAAGTGGCGGGAAAGCCGCCAAGCAGCCGAACCGAAACCGCGCCTCCGCGCGTCGCCGCGTCTTTTGCCCAGCCGAAGGAAGCGGAGAGCCGACAGCGGGCCGGAATCGGGCACACCGGTAGTCGAACCGAAGCAGGCGGTAGTCGAACCGGAAAGACGCCGGAGTCGTCAGGGGCGTAGGGCGGCAACCACTTCGGCCAGCTCACCGAGTTGCTCGTCCACTCGCGCCCGGGCCGTACCTCCGCGCGCGTCACGGGAGCCGATGGAGCCTTGGACGCTGAGCACCTCGCGTACGCCCGGGGTCAGGTGAGGCGAGATCGCGGCGAGCTCGGCGTCGGTGAGGTCCCATAGCTCCTTGCCTTCGGCCTCGCATGTGCGTACGCATGCGCCCGACAGCTCATGGGCCTCGCGGAACGGCACTCCCTCACGGACGAGCCACTCGGCCACGTCGGTGGCGAGCGAGAAACCCTGCGGTGCAAGGGATGCCATCCGGTCGGTGTTGAACCGCAGGGTCGCGACCATGCCGGCGACGGCCGGGAGCAGCAGCTCGAGCGAGTCGATCGAATCGAAGACCGGCTCCTTGTCCTCCTGCAGATCACGGTTGTACGCGAGCGGCAACGCCTTGAGCGTCGTGAGCAATCCGCTCAGATTGCCCACCAGTCGACCGGACTTGCCACGGGCGAGCTCGGCGATATCGGGGTTCTTCTTCTGCGGCATGATGCTCGAACCGGTGGAGTAGCCGTCGTCGAGCGCGACGAAGTCGAACTCCTTCGTCGCCCACAAGATGACCTCTTCGGCGAGCCGCGAGACGTCGACGCCGATCATCGAGGTGACGAAGGTGAACTCCGCGACGAAGTCGCGCGCGGCAGTGCCGTCGATGGAGTTCGCGCTGGAGCCGGTGAAACCGAGATCGCGCGCGACCTGCTCCGGGTCGAGGCCGAGCGACGACCCTGCCAACGCTCCCGAGCCGTACGGCGAGTCGGACGCGACCCGCGCGTCCCAGTCGCGCAGGCGTTGCACGTCACGTACCAACGGCCAGGCATGCGCAAGCAGATGGTGCGAGAGCAGCACCGGCTGGGCATGTTGCAGATGAGTACGCCCGGGCATGGCCGCGCCGAGGTGTGCCCGAGCGTGTTCGGCGAGTGCGCCGACCACATCGAGGACGAGCCCAGCGATCGTACGCGCGTGATCGCGCAGGAACATCTTGAACAACGTTGCAACCTGGTCGTTGCGCGAGCGCCCGGCCCGCAGCCGTCCGCCGAGGTCGGCCCCGACGCGCTCCAGCAGACCGCGTT
The sequence above is drawn from the Nocardioidaceae bacterium SCSIO 66511 genome and encodes:
- the argH gene encoding argininosuccinate lyase yields the protein MSDQKLWGGRFAGGPSPELAALSKSTDFDWRLAPYDLAGSRAHARVLNRARLLSDEDLSAMLAGIDELARDVEAGVFVPAESDEDVHSALERGLLERVGADLGGRLRAGRSRNDQVATLFKMFLRDHARTIAGLVLDVVGALAEHARAHLGAAMPGRTHLQHAQPVLLSHHLLAHAWPLVRDVQRLRDWDARVASDSPYGSGALAGSSLGLDPEQVARDLGFTGSSANSIDGTAARDFVAEFTFVTSMIGVDVSRLAEEVILWATKEFDFVALDDGYSTGSSIMPQKKNPDIAELARGKSGRLVGNLSGLLTTLKALPLAYNRDLQEDKEPVFDSIDSLELLLPAVAGMVATLRFNTDRMASLAPQGFSLATDVAEWLVREGVPFREAHELSGACVRTCEAEGKELWDLTDAELAAISPHLTPGVREVLSVQGSIGSRDARGGTARARVDEQLGELAEVVAALRP